A DNA window from Chryseobacterium scophthalmum contains the following coding sequences:
- a CDS encoding class I SAM-dependent methyltransferase, which produces MSKVSEIATTFVAYLKRPDLYPELRRKIWKNIFNRSSGLRGKEEAEKWCKSISVSEKDFIENILKMNFVPFEKKFPQEYENALQAQEKAPVKMGGAGSLSVIYYINEFAKAQSSIETGVAYGWSSFAALASLVFRNGTLYSSDMPYILQNQSEDFVGCVIPEKYKSNWDLYRFADKESLPKIFEKTKTFDVVHYDSDKTYDGRMWAYKMLWDRLRKGGVFMSDDVGDNAAFKDYCEQNNHKPHIIEFDGKFAGVIIKE; this is translated from the coding sequence ATGAGTAAAGTTTCAGAAATTGCAACCACATTTGTCGCCTATCTTAAGCGTCCGGATCTATATCCTGAATTAAGACGTAAGATATGGAAAAATATATTCAACCGTTCATCTGGTTTACGAGGTAAAGAGGAAGCCGAAAAATGGTGTAAAAGCATCTCTGTTTCAGAGAAAGATTTTATAGAAAATATTTTGAAGATGAATTTCGTTCCTTTTGAAAAAAAATTCCCTCAAGAATACGAAAACGCATTGCAAGCACAAGAAAAAGCACCTGTAAAAATGGGAGGAGCGGGTTCTTTAAGCGTTATTTATTACATCAACGAATTTGCAAAAGCCCAAAGTTCTATTGAAACAGGAGTTGCCTATGGTTGGTCTTCTTTTGCCGCTTTAGCATCTTTGGTTTTCAGAAACGGAACGCTTTACAGTTCAGATATGCCTTATATTTTACAAAATCAGAGTGAAGACTTTGTAGGATGTGTAATTCCTGAAAAGTACAAAAGCAATTGGGATCTTTACAGATTTGCAGATAAAGAATCTCTTCCGAAAATTTTTGAAAAAACAAAAACTTTCGATGTAGTGCATTATGACAGTGATAAAACCTATGACGGAAGAATGTGGGCATATAAAATGCTGTGGGACAGATTGAGAAAAGGAGGCGTTTTTATGAGCGATGATGTGGGAGATAATGCTGCATTTAAAGATTATTGCGAACAGAATAACCACAAACCACATATTATTGAGTTTGACGGTAAGTTTGCCGGAGTTATTATAAAAGAATAA
- a CDS encoding glycosyltransferase family 2 protein, with protein sequence MIKFSILVAHYNNYNYFTECYDSILKQTYQEYEIVLVDDCSTDDSYQKIIELTKDNPKVKIFRNEENSGVGLTKKRCIDLASGEICGFVDPDDTLTENALQIIIENYSENNIVVYSQFYECDAKLNPIKLFPHSRAIKNGNKLFFNVFFEATHFFTFKREAYYKTSGINDKLTSAVDQDLYLKLYEIGNFKFVKAPLYYYRIHEKGVSQEFSKKEKLHKNWHQTILDTTKRRKIDSLYGEKITDIENLPGFLKVKQNSIFKKIQRKFL encoded by the coding sequence ATGATTAAATTTTCAATTCTTGTCGCACATTATAATAATTATAACTACTTTACAGAGTGCTACGACAGTATTCTGAAACAAACTTATCAGGAATATGAAATTGTACTTGTTGACGACTGTTCTACAGATGATTCTTATCAAAAAATAATAGAACTCACAAAAGATAATCCAAAAGTTAAAATTTTTAGAAATGAAGAAAATAGCGGTGTAGGTCTTACAAAAAAAAGATGTATTGACTTAGCCTCAGGAGAAATCTGCGGATTTGTTGATCCCGACGATACTTTAACAGAAAATGCGCTGCAGATTATTATAGAAAACTACTCTGAAAATAATATTGTAGTGTATTCTCAATTCTACGAATGCGACGCAAAACTAAATCCTATTAAATTATTTCCACATTCTCGTGCAATTAAAAACGGTAATAAATTATTTTTTAATGTTTTTTTTGAAGCTACTCATTTTTTCACATTCAAAAGAGAAGCGTATTATAAAACTTCGGGGATTAATGATAAACTGACCTCAGCTGTCGATCAGGATTTGTATTTAAAACTTTACGAAATTGGTAATTTTAAATTCGTAAAAGCTCCGCTTTACTATTATCGCATACATGAAAAAGGAGTTTCCCAGGAATTTTCCAAGAAAGAAAAACTGCACAAAAACTGGCATCAAACTATTTTAGATACCACAAAAAGGAGGAAAATTGATAGTTTATATGGCGAAAAAATAACCGACATTGAAAATCTCCCAGGATTTTTGAAAGTAAAGCAAAATAGTATTTTCAAAAAAATTCAACGAAAATTTTTATAA
- a CDS encoding glycosyltransferase family A protein — MKKPLVTILTPTFNRAHTLPRVFESLQNQTFKDFEWLVIDDGSTDKTKELVEEFQKISDFKIRYYHQENQHKFLTFFRGIDLAEGKYFSPLDSDDALPKDSMEILTNTWEQINNNQNIVFVSTLCEDQFGNIVGDHFPESPLICTIFDMRYKYKIKGDKWGMGKTDIYKKMKLNFENLSGKGFIPEGVFQFQFDKLGFHYCINEVTRIYFRDKDDEQSLANQFYDKKNAFGLAENYKAFLNTYSSKIWSNPIPVIRNLGGYLKFSKVDGRSLRKITSELKSTEMKLLATLLFPFSKLI, encoded by the coding sequence ATGAAAAAACCATTAGTTACCATTCTTACGCCCACTTTTAATAGAGCGCATACTCTACCACGGGTTTTTGAATCTTTACAGAATCAGACTTTTAAAGATTTTGAATGGCTCGTCATCGATGATGGTTCAACCGACAAAACGAAAGAACTCGTTGAAGAATTTCAGAAAATATCTGACTTCAAAATTCGATACTATCACCAGGAAAATCAACATAAGTTTTTAACTTTTTTCCGTGGAATTGATCTTGCTGAAGGTAAATATTTTTCACCCTTAGATTCTGATGATGCATTGCCAAAAGATTCTATGGAAATTCTTACCAATACATGGGAACAAATCAACAATAATCAAAATATTGTATTTGTATCAACACTTTGTGAAGATCAGTTTGGAAATATTGTAGGAGATCACTTCCCCGAATCACCATTAATCTGTACCATTTTTGATATGCGATATAAATACAAAATCAAAGGTGATAAATGGGGAATGGGAAAGACAGATATTTATAAAAAAATGAAGCTGAATTTTGAAAATCTCTCGGGAAAAGGCTTTATTCCTGAAGGAGTTTTCCAGTTTCAGTTTGATAAACTGGGTTTTCATTACTGCATTAATGAAGTAACGAGAATTTATTTCCGGGACAAAGATGATGAACAGTCACTTGCTAATCAGTTCTACGATAAAAAAAATGCATTCGGACTTGCCGAAAACTACAAAGCATTTCTGAATACTTACAGCTCAAAAATCTGGAGCAACCCTATTCCGGTTATAAGGAATCTGGGAGGTTATCTGAAATTTTCAAAAGTTGACGGCAGATCTTTAAGAAAAATCACTTCAGAATTAAAATCAACTGAAATGAAATTATTGGCAACTTTACTTTTTCCATTCTCAAAACTCATTTAA
- a CDS encoding glycosyltransferase, with product MPQKIKVLFRHRSMEMGGVERVLLDLLENLPRELFDITFFLTIDQGELRKSIPKDIELITLQKGREDMSSNKFLRTLQLVKRNIILSFYRNNPKILYRKIIKKDFDLEIAPTYAEFENILSSPLNSRKIAWFHTDVSYDPDEKRVLSRINALKKFDWVIFGSKQTREVIKDLYQIEYPKSSVIYNSIKIDEVKIKALEFPVDYDTTPVFSSMGRLHSRKNYHTLMKVHKRLLDEGFLHSIAVIGGGSEMENLQKQAKELKVEKTFLLLDSQINPYPYIKNSDYFVLPSESESYPLTIGEVMGLNIPIVSTNVGGIPEMIEHDFDGYLVEPDENSIYEGMKLFLTSKEITEKFKKNLIQSVEKFDNEKIYNQVSSVFQKQYQLKG from the coding sequence ATGCCTCAAAAAATAAAAGTTCTGTTCCGCCATCGTTCCATGGAAATGGGAGGAGTTGAAAGGGTTCTTCTTGATCTGTTGGAAAACCTACCAAGAGAGCTGTTTGACATTACTTTTTTTCTGACAATTGACCAGGGAGAACTTAGAAAAAGTATTCCTAAAGATATTGAACTTATCACTCTGCAAAAGGGAAGAGAAGATATGAGCAGCAATAAATTCCTTAGAACCTTACAGCTTGTTAAAAGAAATATAATTCTCTCTTTTTACCGAAATAATCCTAAAATATTATACCGTAAAATCATTAAAAAAGATTTCGACCTAGAAATCGCACCGACTTATGCCGAGTTTGAGAATATTCTATCAAGCCCTTTAAATTCAAGAAAAATTGCTTGGTTTCATACTGATGTAAGCTATGATCCCGATGAAAAAAGAGTTTTAAGCAGAATCAATGCACTCAAAAAATTTGACTGGGTGATTTTCGGTTCTAAACAAACCAGAGAGGTTATTAAAGATTTGTATCAGATTGAATATCCTAAAAGCTCTGTCATTTATAATTCTATAAAAATTGATGAAGTAAAAATAAAAGCATTAGAATTTCCTGTTGATTACGACACCACTCCTGTATTTTCATCTATGGGAAGATTGCATAGCCGTAAAAACTATCACACTTTGATGAAAGTACACAAAAGACTTTTAGATGAAGGGTTTCTCCATTCTATTGCAGTAATCGGAGGCGGTTCTGAGATGGAAAATTTACAAAAACAGGCAAAAGAATTAAAGGTAGAAAAAACATTTCTCTTACTCGATAGCCAAATCAATCCATATCCTTATATAAAAAATTCTGATTATTTTGTTTTACCTTCAGAGTCTGAATCTTATCCTTTAACAATAGGAGAAGTAATGGGATTAAATATTCCAATTGTAAGTACAAACGTAGGTGGAATTCCGGAAATGATTGAGCACGACTTTGATGGTTATCTTGTAGAGCCGGACGAAAACTCAATTTATGAGGGAATGAAACTATTCCTTACAAGTAAAGAGATTACAGAAAAATTTAAGAAAAACCTGATACAATCTGTAGAGAAATTTGATAATGAAAAAATTTACAATCAGGTAAGTTCTGTTTTTCAAAAACAATATCAACTGAAAGGATGA